A genome region from Bacteroidota bacterium includes the following:
- the guaA gene encoding glutamine-hydrolyzing GMP synthase yields MMQRNETVIVLDFGSQYTQLIARRVREIGVYSEIHPYNISISKIKEIAPKCIIFSGGPSNVYQKNAPIPSADIYKLNIPILGICYGLQLIAHQLGGEVDRSAKREYGKALLFIDDTNDLFFNFGNQTNVWMSHGDALTKLPSGFEKIAHTNNSPICAIRNESREIYGVQFHPEVIHTDKGIDILRNFVLRICGCKSDWSTESFIKQKTVEIRNVVGSGKVICALSGGVDSSVLAVMMHKAIGNTLFCFHIDNGLMRKNESEEVVRRFKDEYKINLDYINASKIFLERLEGVEDPELKRKIIGHTFIEIFEEEARKLGDVDFLAQGTLYPDVIESQSFNGPSTIIKTHHNVGGLPEKMKLKLIEPLRELFKDEVRAVGRELGLPHDLIYRHPFPGPGLAVRIIGEITKDKLEILRLADYIFIEELKNAQLYELIWQAFAVLLPVQTVGVMGDERTYENVIALRAVTSVDGMTADWFRMPADILENISNRIINEVAGVNRVVYDISSKPPATIEWE; encoded by the coding sequence ATGATGCAACGGAATGAAACTGTTATAGTGCTCGATTTTGGGTCGCAGTACACTCAACTAATTGCACGCCGTGTGCGTGAAATCGGTGTCTATTCTGAAATTCATCCTTATAATATTTCTATCTCAAAAATCAAGGAAATCGCTCCGAAATGCATAATATTTTCAGGAGGGCCTTCTAATGTTTATCAAAAAAACGCTCCTATCCCTTCTGCCGATATTTACAAATTGAACATACCTATACTTGGTATTTGCTATGGCTTACAACTTATCGCGCATCAACTTGGAGGCGAGGTTGACCGATCTGCCAAACGGGAATATGGTAAAGCTCTATTGTTTATTGACGATACCAACGACTTGTTTTTTAATTTTGGAAACCAAACTAATGTGTGGATGAGTCATGGTGATGCATTAACAAAACTTCCGTCGGGTTTCGAAAAGATTGCTCATACAAACAACTCACCTATTTGTGCAATCCGGAACGAAAGCCGGGAAATATATGGTGTTCAATTTCATCCCGAAGTAATACACACAGACAAAGGGATAGATATACTAAGAAATTTCGTTCTCCGAATATGTGGGTGCAAATCAGATTGGAGTACTGAGTCTTTTATAAAACAAAAAACCGTGGAGATTCGCAATGTAGTAGGAAGTGGCAAAGTCATTTGTGCATTAAGCGGCGGTGTCGATTCGTCGGTGCTTGCTGTTATGATGCATAAAGCAATCGGGAATACTTTATTTTGTTTTCATATTGATAACGGACTAATGCGGAAAAATGAAAGCGAAGAAGTCGTTAGAAGATTCAAAGATGAATACAAAATAAATTTAGATTATATCAATGCTTCAAAAATATTTCTTGAGAGATTAGAAGGGGTTGAGGATCCTGAATTGAAGAGAAAAATTATTGGACACACTTTCATCGAAATATTTGAAGAAGAGGCAAGGAAGCTTGGCGATGTCGATTTCTTGGCTCAAGGCACCTTGTATCCTGACGTTATCGAATCCCAATCGTTCAATGGTCCTTCAACAATTATCAAAACACACCACAATGTAGGCGGGCTTCCTGAAAAAATGAAGCTCAAGTTGATTGAGCCGCTGCGCGAATTATTCAAAGATGAAGTGCGTGCGGTCGGAAGAGAACTCGGCTTGCCTCACGATTTAATTTATCGCCACCCTTTTCCGGGTCCTGGCTTGGCAGTCCGAATTATCGGTGAAATTACAAAGGATAAATTAGAAATATTGCGGCTGGCAGATTATATTTTTATAGAAGAATTGAAGAATGCACAACTTTACGAATTAATATGGCAAGCATTTGCAGTTTTATTACCTGTTCAAACAGTCGGAGTAATGGGCGACGAACGAACATATGAAAATGTAATAGCTTTGCGCGCTGTTACAAGTGTTGATGGGATGACTGCTGATTGGTTTAGAATGCCAGCCGATATTTTAGAAAATATTTCGAATCGGATTATTAATGAGGTAGCGGGTGTGAACCGGGTTGTCTATGATATAAGCTCTAAACCACCCGCAACGATTGAGTGGGAATAG
- a CDS encoding ORF6N domain-containing protein, with amino-acid sequence MIERKILFIRSQKVILDFQLANLYRVSTKRLKEQVRRNYKRFPSDFMFELTTEEYEDLRSQFATSNIGRGGRRYLPYAFTEQGIAMLSSVLKSENAISVNIEIMRAFVKLRNILASDKELARKIFEMEQKYDAQFKVVFDTLRQLMQPPQMPKRDIGFRVGEPKVVYKIKKKKSKR; translated from the coding sequence ATGATAGAACGAAAAATATTATTTATTCGGTCTCAAAAAGTGATACTTGATTTTCAACTGGCGAACCTTTATCGTGTTTCAACTAAGAGATTGAAGGAGCAGGTTCGGCGCAATTATAAAAGATTTCCATCTGACTTTATGTTTGAATTAACTACGGAGGAGTACGAAGATTTGAGGTCGCAATTTGCGACCTCAAACATAGGGAGAGGAGGTAGGCGTTACTTACCGTACGCATTTACAGAACAGGGTATTGCGATGTTATCATCTGTTCTGAAGAGTGAGAATGCAATAAGCGTAAATATTGAAATAATGCGTGCCTTCGTCAAATTGCGAAATATCTTGGCGTCCGATAAAGAGCTTGCAAGAAAAATATTTGAGATGGAACAAAAATATGATGCTCAGTTCAAGGTGGTCTTTGATACACTACGACAACTGATGCAACCGCCACAAATGCCAAAACGGGATATTGGTTTTAGGGTTGGAGAACCCAAAGTGGTTTACAAAATTAAAAAGAAAAAATCTAAAAGATGA
- a CDS encoding UbiA-like polyprenyltransferase, translating into MKKYFHFIKIEHTLFSLPLIYAGVFLAAETIPQVQLLVLVLVAATGARTIAMTLNRIIDAEIDRRNLRTNNREIPAGRMSLSEAAGVLFVGAVLYFGAAYFISWFCFILSPIPLIIFVVYPYSKRFTALAHFGVGLGLSMAPLGGWFAVKGSLENIFPGALISLFTLLWATGFDVIYSTLDEKFDKEAGLFSFPSRFGSKKALIISSALHILAFGTLILLFLVSINNLWALPFLLLSGILLYLEQKKSSDVELAFFKINAVIGFVVLAMVLMKGISL; encoded by the coding sequence ATGAAAAAATATTTCCATTTTATAAAAATAGAACACACACTTTTCTCGCTTCCTCTTATTTACGCCGGAGTATTTTTAGCAGCCGAAACAATACCGCAGGTTCAGTTGCTAGTACTCGTACTTGTTGCAGCTACGGGTGCGCGTACAATCGCCATGACTCTAAACCGGATCATAGATGCCGAGATTGACAGAAGAAATTTACGAACAAATAATCGAGAGATACCTGCAGGCAGAATGTCATTAAGCGAAGCCGCAGGAGTTTTGTTTGTTGGAGCGGTGTTGTATTTTGGTGCTGCTTATTTCATTTCGTGGTTCTGTTTTATTCTCTCACCAATTCCACTTATCATCTTCGTCGTTTATCCTTACTCAAAACGGTTCACGGCTCTCGCTCACTTTGGAGTCGGTTTGGGATTGTCGATGGCGCCGCTTGGCGGTTGGTTTGCGGTTAAAGGAAGTTTAGAAAATATATTCCCTGGTGCGTTGATCTCCTTATTCACACTTTTGTGGGCAACAGGGTTTGATGTAATTTATTCAACTCTCGACGAGAAATTCGATAAAGAAGCCGGATTGTTTTCTTTTCCGTCAAGATTTGGTTCTAAGAAAGCATTAATTATCTCGTCTGCCCTTCATATATTGGCTTTCGGAACTTTGATTTTACTTTTTCTGGTATCAATAAATAATCTTTGGGCTTTGCCATTTCTTTTGTTATCAGGAATCTTGCTATATCTTGAACAGAAAAAATCCTCAGATGTCGAATTAGCATTTTTCAAGATCAATGCGGTAATTGGTTTTGTTGTTCTCGCTATGGTTTTAATGAAAGGTATTTCTTTATGA
- a CDS encoding UbiX family flavin prenyltransferase: MKIAVGITGSSGAVFAYEFLKQCDANKYLVISKWGKILLKDELGINEKKLKPYFTKQFSDDDLSAPLSSGTNKIDAVVILPCSTSTLGRIASGIGDSLITRMSQVALKERHKLILCIRETPLSTITLDQCTRLSQSGAIIMPISPPMYFKPKTVDEYITAFVEKLLSVIGVRESKGWRSEELE; encoded by the coding sequence ATGAAAATAGCTGTCGGAATAACCGGTTCATCCGGTGCTGTCTTTGCTTATGAATTTTTAAAACAATGCGATGCTAATAAATATTTAGTCATAAGCAAGTGGGGAAAAATTTTGCTGAAGGATGAACTTGGAATCAACGAGAAAAAATTAAAGCCATATTTTACAAAACAATTCTCCGACGATGATCTATCGGCACCTTTGTCGTCAGGAACGAATAAAATTGATGCGGTTGTTATACTTCCATGTTCTACATCCACACTCGGGAGAATAGCTTCAGGTATTGGCGACTCATTAATTACTCGAATGTCGCAGGTTGCTTTAAAAGAAAGACATAAATTGATATTATGCATTCGCGAAACACCTCTATCCACAATCACATTGGACCAGTGCACACGCCTCTCGCAATCGGGCGCAATCATCATGCCGATATCTCCGCCAATGTATTTCAAACCCAAAACAGTCGATGAATACATCACTGCGTTCGTTGAAAAACTTCTTTCAGTAATCGGGGTTCGTGAATCAAAAGGTTGGCGGTCTGAGGAGTTAGAATGA
- a CDS encoding UbiD family decarboxylase: MKHSFPALGEFLKYLESIGELHRIKTEIDPELESTEIAIRALKQNKPALLFENPKGSKYPLAMNILANERRIELALGIHPEELGEKLISFLEQAIPPKIDFLLNQKSILKRLFSSRPKLSSSGMAQEIVGEPKLTQLPIQKCWPDDGGRFITLGQVFTYDPLTKKRNVGIYRMQMFDDSSTGMHWQIQKGGGFHYYQAQKLKKEFEVAVALGTDPAMLLASVAALPEGIDEVMFAGFLHGARMKMTRGKSISIDVPANAEFILEGKVSLTESKLEGPFGDHFGHYSAASEFPLFRLNTITHRKNPIYPGTVVGKPPMEDKFLGDATQQILGPLIRLMHPEIKNIWAYYEAGFHNLLVVEIEERYEKEAAKTAMSLMGEGQLSLAKCIVTVSAGVYPKDWNAVLREIRENFDPHFDFIMIPKVPLDTLDFTSYKMNLGSKMVIDACKKRRAESGEQRDFNLKDLRSLLIAQDRRILDINLIENTLLIIKVDSKIQSSITPVIHQSTGSGEHHSIGKDVLQKLLSLSELSVIKFIAVVSEDVDIHDKENYIWGIFTRFDCERDVSFTEQKLIGISPVYSGVMGIDATWKPGYQQPLLMDKRIVKLVDEKWGKIWEKD, encoded by the coding sequence ATGAAGCACAGCTTCCCGGCACTCGGCGAATTTCTAAAATATCTGGAATCTATCGGGGAACTTCATCGGATAAAGACTGAAATTGATCCTGAGTTAGAATCAACTGAAATCGCTATCCGCGCGCTCAAACAAAACAAGCCTGCCTTATTGTTCGAGAATCCGAAAGGTTCCAAATATCCGCTGGCGATGAATATACTTGCAAATGAAAGAAGAATTGAACTTGCCCTCGGGATCCATCCCGAAGAACTTGGGGAGAAACTAATTTCTTTTTTAGAACAAGCGATTCCTCCGAAAATCGATTTCTTACTTAATCAGAAATCAATTTTGAAAAGATTATTTTCTTCACGTCCGAAGTTGTCATCAAGTGGAATGGCACAGGAAATTGTTGGTGAGCCCAAACTTACGCAACTTCCAATTCAAAAATGCTGGCCCGATGACGGTGGGCGTTTTATCACTCTCGGTCAGGTATTCACTTATGATCCACTAACGAAGAAGCGAAATGTGGGTATTTATCGTATGCAAATGTTCGACGATTCATCTACAGGAATGCACTGGCAGATACAAAAGGGCGGGGGATTTCATTATTATCAAGCTCAAAAACTTAAGAAAGAATTTGAAGTTGCTGTTGCACTCGGAACTGACCCTGCAATGTTGTTAGCAAGCGTCGCAGCACTTCCCGAAGGAATCGATGAAGTTATGTTTGCAGGTTTCTTACATGGCGCAAGAATGAAAATGACTCGTGGTAAAAGTATTTCGATAGATGTTCCGGCAAATGCTGAATTTATTTTGGAAGGTAAAGTTTCTCTCACAGAATCAAAATTAGAAGGACCGTTTGGTGATCACTTCGGACATTATTCTGCCGCATCCGAGTTTCCTCTCTTCCGTTTGAATACAATTACACACCGTAAAAATCCAATTTATCCGGGAACAGTTGTTGGTAAGCCACCAATGGAAGATAAATTTCTTGGCGATGCCACTCAACAAATTCTCGGTCCACTCATTCGATTGATGCACCCCGAAATAAAAAATATTTGGGCTTACTATGAAGCAGGTTTCCATAACCTGCTCGTTGTAGAGATTGAAGAACGTTATGAAAAGGAAGCTGCTAAGACGGCAATGTCTTTGATGGGTGAAGGACAACTCTCGCTGGCCAAGTGCATCGTAACAGTTTCAGCCGGTGTTTATCCGAAAGATTGGAATGCTGTGTTGAGGGAGATTCGAGAAAATTTTGACCCACATTTCGATTTCATTATGATACCTAAAGTCCCGCTTGATACACTCGACTTCACAAGTTACAAGATGAATTTAGGTAGTAAAATGGTGATAGATGCGTGTAAGAAGCGAAGAGCCGAGAGCGGTGAGCAGAGAGATTTTAATCTCAAAGATTTACGTTCATTGCTCATAGCGCAAGATCGTCGAATATTAGACATCAATTTGATTGAGAACACTCTACTAATAATAAAAGTCGATTCCAAAATCCAGTCATCCATTACTCCAGTTATCCATCAATCCACTGGAAGCGGTGAACATCACTCTATTGGTAAAGATGTACTCCAAAAATTATTATCGCTTTCAGAACTTTCAGTCATAAAATTTATTGCGGTTGTTAGCGAGGATGTTGATATCCATGATAAAGAAAACTACATCTGGGGAATTTTTACTCGTTTTGATTGTGAGCGCGACGTTAGTTTTACCGAACAAAAACTTATCGGAATTTCTCCTGTATATTCCGGTGTTATGGGTATTGATGCTACATGGAAACCGGGTTACCAACAACCCCTTTTAATGGATAAAAGAATTGTGAAGTTGGTTGATGAGAAGTGGGGAAAAATTTGGGAAAAGGATTGA
- a CDS encoding nucleotidyltransferase domain-containing protein, translating to MEKNNHITMKEIRAIAKRIAEKFNVEKIILFGSYAYGKPKAGSDVDLLIVMNTDKRHYELRYQIYSILEDFKSPVDVVIKKPEDVRAASRSRDWFLQDIVNKGRVIYG from the coding sequence ATGGAAAAAAATAATCACATAACGATGAAAGAAATCCGTGCAATCGCTAAGCGGATTGCCGAGAAGTTTAATGTTGAGAAAATTATTCTCTTTGGGTCTTACGCCTATGGAAAACCGAAGGCGGGAAGTGACGTTGATCTTCTTATTGTAATGAACACCGATAAACGACATTATGAATTACGCTACCAAATATATTCTATACTTGAAGATTTTAAATCCCCAGTCGATGTTGTTATCAAAAAACCAGAGGATGTAAGAGCAGCATCTCGTAGCAGAGATTGGTTTTTACAAGATATCGTCAATAAGGGACGTGTTATCTATGGGTAA
- a CDS encoding HEPN domain-containing protein, giving the protein MGNGLRLTIEAKQWIDKAEADFVAANRLIKHRRKPNYDLVCFCSHQCTEKYLKGFLTAANKRFEYKHQLEKLILPICIEVNSSFEFIRELLRRLDAYSVDFRYPGHSADRKEALLAIKTARTVREFVREKLPLEKSK; this is encoded by the coding sequence ATGGGTAACGGTTTGAGGCTTACCATAGAAGCGAAACAATGGATAGATAAAGCCGAAGCAGATTTCGTAGCTGCGAATCGATTAATTAAACATAGAAGAAAACCAAATTATGACCTCGTGTGCTTCTGCTCTCACCAATGCACTGAAAAGTATTTAAAGGGATTTCTCACAGCTGCAAATAAAAGATTCGAATATAAACATCAATTAGAAAAACTAATTCTGCCTATTTGCATAGAAGTCAATTCATCCTTCGAATTCATTCGAGAGTTATTGCGTAGACTTGATGCATATAGTGTTGATTTTCGATACCCTGGCCACAGTGCTGACCGGAAAGAGGCACTACTTGCAATAAAAACTGCACGCACTGTGAGGGAATTTGTTAGGGAGAAGCTTCCCCTCGAGAAATCAAAATGA
- a CDS encoding nucleotidyltransferase domain-containing protein — MKCNNHITMKEIRSIAKRIAEKFDVQKIILFGSYAKGKADENSDVDLLVVMDTKKRPIQQRYEIYKSLTPIHFALDIIVRTEDDLKQRIPKGDWFLKEAYENGKVLYAR; from the coding sequence ATGAAATGCAATAATCACATAACGATGAAAGAAATCCGCTCCATTGCGAAGCGCATTGCTGAAAAGTTTGATGTGCAAAAGATTATTCTCTTTGGCTCGTACGCAAAAGGAAAAGCTGATGAAAATAGCGATGTGGATTTGCTTGTCGTGATGGACACTAAGAAGCGCCCAATCCAGCAGCGATATGAGATTTATAAATCGCTCACGCCGATTCATTTCGCTTTAGATATTATTGTGCGAACCGAAGATGATTTGAAGCAACGCATTCCTAAAGGCGATTGGTTCCTAAAAGAAGCGTACGAAAATGGAAAGGTCCTTTATGCGCGGTGA
- a CDS encoding HEPN domain-containing protein: protein MERSFMRGDPWKEWIRKAEGDYRMAILAMSANNPGLYDGVCYHAQQCVEKYLKAFCVYHGKNYKRTHSLIPLLEDCLEIDPTFEFIRTPCDDITGIDQFRYPSDFANKDDAMLALKSAKIIRKFIREKLGLAKRWVEKRR from the coding sequence ATGGAAAGGTCCTTTATGCGCGGTGATCCGTGGAAAGAATGGATACGAAAAGCTGAAGGTGATTATCGAATGGCGATACTGGCAATGAGCGCAAACAATCCAGGACTCTATGACGGAGTTTGCTATCATGCTCAGCAGTGTGTAGAGAAGTACTTGAAGGCTTTCTGCGTATATCATGGGAAGAACTATAAACGGACTCATTCATTGATTCCCTTGTTGGAAGATTGCCTCGAAATCGACCCAACATTTGAGTTCATTAGAACACCGTGTGATGACATTACAGGAATCGATCAGTTCCGATACCCATCTGATTTTGCAAACAAGGATGATGCAATGCTCGCTTTAAAAAGTGCAAAAATCATTCGAAAGTTTATCCGTGAAAAACTTGGTTTGGCAAAACGATGGGTGGAGAAGCGGAGATGA